The Salarias fasciatus chromosome 12, fSalaFa1.1, whole genome shotgun sequence DNA segment GTTCACACAAAAGATTCTTCTcttctgattaaaaaagaaagctggAAAGGCCAGGTGgagaaaactaaaacaaattCCAAAACCTGAGGAAGTGAAGGTGAAAAAGGGAAAATagtgaaaatgtgtgaagaAGTGAAGTTTACTGAAAAGGCTTTAAGAGGTGGAACAGCTGGACTGAATGTCTCCCTGGACAGCAGTgtccccgtcctccccgtcTGGACGCTGGACGTGTGTCCTGCTTCCACATCAGTCTGAAAGTGGTGAAAATGATGGTTTTTTTTGGTGATGAAGGTTTTAGGCCTCTGATGCACGGAGAGCTCTGccatcgtcgtcgtcgtcgtcgtcgtcttgAGGTGTTGTCGTCCGTGGAGCAGGCGGACTCCGCCCGCTCCACCCTCCGGGGATCGAACAGGCAGACTTCCCACTGTTGCTGAGTTTGAGAGGACCTAACCCTGCGAGTGTTGATGTGACGTTGTAGCCTGTGTGGACCTGTCGTGATTTGACCTGCCGTCGTGCTCACCACAGCTGGAACAGCtggcgcagtgtgtgtgttttcatttgaaccTCTGCTTTTCCCCCTAACCTGAGTTGGAGTGCCATTTTCCACATGACGAGGAGCGTTTCGTCCTCTCCTCACACCCCCTGTACAAACAACTGTCCCgctttatttattgatttgtatATAAAGATTTTGTTTTGCATTGTAGATTCTCTCCTTTCTCGGTTATAGATTAATATATTCATGTATATATGAATAAACATTGAGTTTATAAAAGTAGCAGgagttccttttttctttcatctgacttttacagaaaaaaaacaatttcatgaGTATCAACagacggtggaaagaaaaactctaagaacaggaagaaacctgcagaaccagactgctGCTGCCACTGTTTTAAATTGAACCCAGTAGAACAGTATCAAAACACCTCATAAGGATAACATTGAAATGTCAAATACAACGCCTAGTAGattgaaatcaaaataaaagaattgAGTTTTTATAAAGTGGAAATATGAAAATATCACATAGTTTCTAACATCAAGCATCTAAACTAAGGAGTAAGGTCTGAGgcatgaattaaaaaacaaaaatcaagatATATCATCACAAATCTTTGTATCCATTTTACAGGAGTGTATTTTCTTCACAGAtcagaaaaacaatttaaaagccaatcagaggagggTTTGCTATTTCTCCACTTACAACAATGAATATATTTACCCATGAGAACAATTATATCTATCATATCGGATATAACAGGCTTCAGATTACTgctgttgtttcctgtctgtgacGTCATTTGTGAGCGACAGGTCCGGGCTGTGAGTCGCGCATGCGCAGCGGCGtttatctttgtgtttttgtcggTATGGCGCTCAGTAAAACATTTGGACAGAAACCGGTGAagttccagctggaggaggatggggaCTTCTACATGATCGGGTCTGAGGTCAGTGGAGCTCCGTGCGCGCGGGAACCGTGTTTCTGTCCGCGGACGGGTCGGTAGACCGGCAGCTagccgttagcttagcctcaCCGGGGAGGCCGCAGACACACAAAGACGCTTTAAATCACCCCGAGCAGCGTTTAGTTTACCGGGATCTGCCGGAGGGGCTCTCCGTTAGACCTACCGGGGTCTACCGAGACGCCGAGCAGGGTACGAGTGAGTCCCCGGCTGGATGAAGCCGGTCCTGGAGGAATGAATGAGGAGCTAACTCACCCGCTCACTAACTAACTAGCTGCTCAGTGCTGAACGTTAACCAGCTGGTCAGTGGTGGGGGTTAACCAGCTGGTCAGTGATGGAGGTTAACCAGCTGGTCAGTGGTGGGGGTTAACCAGCTGGTCAGTGGTGGGGGTTAACCAGCTGGTCAGTGATGGAGGTTAACCAGCTGGTCAGTGATGGGGGTTAACCAGCTGGTCAGTGGTGGGGGTTAACCAGCAGTTTGTTTTGGTGACCTGATGGGGGTGATCCTCTGTTGAAGATCAAACCACTGAGACCACATTGAACCACATTAAACTTTCATTCAGTCTTCACACTGCTGGTGTCAAACATGCATCCCGTGGCCCACAATGGGCcaccaggagctccagtccggCCTGACATGAAGTCCGGTCCGGACGCAGGACAACCTTTCAAAATAACGGTAGAAAGAACTTCTAAATCCACCAAAGTCTGCACAGCTTTAGAAAGAcgagcagaaccagaacagcGAGACCGGGACTGGAACAGCGAGACCGGGACTGGAAGTGGTTTCTGGGGGAAAAAGGGATGAAGAAAAGTGATCCAGGTGCAGCTGAGCCTCCCCCTCCATCGAggccagcagcctcagcagcaatATGAATAAAGAGAACTGATCTGCATCCTGAAGAGAGTTGAGAGTGAAGCTACTTAACTAGTTCCTCTGACAGCTTAGTAAACTAGttagtttttctctgtaaatgttATGTTGCTGGTTCCAGGACGAACGGGTCTCTGGTTTACTCCAAAGAGGTTGTTTTAAAGTGTTACTTCTGAGTTCAGGGAAAAGTGTGGTTAGTTCTGGTGGTCTGGACCTGTCTGAACCGGTCTGGACCGGTCTGTGTGTTCTCAGGTGGGGAACTACCTCCGGATGTTCCGAGGCTCTCTGTATAAACGCTACCCGTCACTATGGAGGAAACTGGCGTCCGTGGAGGAGCGGAAGAAGATCGTGGAGTCGTCTCACGGTCAGTAGAACCTCCGGTCCCCCCAGGTCTCACGTGATCCGAGTAGAAACCAGGAAATAAACCCAGCTGgactggaggcggagctggggAGATTTGTTCATGTGACCTTCAGtcctgaaatgagaaaaaaaagaagtttattCACCTTTAAACAGTTTTACTCTTTTCTTTGTACCCGGTTGGTTTTGTCCTGCAGTTTTCTTTAACTGGATGGTGCTGATGTTTAGACTGAGTCTTctcagcagacaggaagcggTGATTAGAAGtgaagggggagggggtggggcgGTTCTGGGGTTCTGGACCTCGGCTGACTCTCCTGTGGAACCCTCCAGATCACGGCTACACCCAGCTGGCCACCAGCGTCACTCTGCTGAAGGCCTCCGAGGTGGAGGAGATCCTGGAAGGAAACGATGAGAAGTACAAGGCCGTGTCCATCAGCACCGAGCCGCCCGCCTACCTCAGGTAACGCCAGCGTTCCGGTCTGAATCCTGTCCTTCCTCCGGTGTTTGCAGTCGCTGACGTTCTGGTGTGTTCTGGTGTCTTCAGGGAGCAGAAGGCCAAGAGGAACAGTCAGTGGGTTCCCACGCTGCCCAACAGCTCGCACCACCTGGACGCCGTGCCCTGCTCCACCACCATCAACCGCAGCCGGCTGGGCCGCGACAAGAAGAGGACCTTCCCCCTGTGGTGAGAGCCGCCCGCCGTCCGGGACCGGGGAGGAAGCAGCGGACCGACAGCATGAgcatgaaagaaaatcaaaacaggaTGGGAAAAAATGAGAAGGCCTCTGGGAAATAAAACAACCGTACAGACTTCCCGTCACATGTCCGTCAGACAGGACGCTATCGTTCAAGGAACCTCAGGTCACGGTGAGCTCAGTGGTTGGTCAAGcctctttgtttttgctcagCTTCGACGACCACGACCCGGCGGTGATCCACGAGAACGCCACCCAGTCCGAGGTCCTGGTCCCGATCCGTCTGGACATGGAGATCGAAGGCCAGAAGCTGCGGGACGCCTTCACCTGGAACATGAACGGTGAGCTGCTGCCGCCCTGCCCCGtctggccccgccccgccccgcctggcccggcctggccccgccccgtctggccccgccccgcctGGCCCTGCCCCGtctggccccgccccgcctGGCCCTGCCCCGCCCCATCTGCATCCGGCTGACTCCTCCCTGTCCCCTACAGAGAAGCTCATGACCCCCGAGATGTTTGCCGAGATCCTGTGTGACGACCTGGACCTCAACCCGCTGGCCTTCGTCCCCGCCATCGCCTCCGCCATCCGCCAGCAGATCGAGTCGTACCCGACCgacagcctgctggaggagcagacggaCCAGAGGGTGATCATCAAGGTGAGGGGCCGCcccggctccgccgccgcccctccctctccccctctgacgccccgccccctccgttCCAGCTCAACATCCACGTGGGGAACATCTCTCTGGTGGACCAGTTCGAGTGGGACATGTCCGAGAGGGAGAACTCTCCGGAGAAGTTCGCCCTGAAGCTGTGCTCGGAGCTCGGTCTGGGAGGGGAGTTCGTCACCACCATCGCCTACAGCATCCGGGGACAGCTGAGCTGGCACCAGAGGACGTACGCcttcaggtacacacacacacacacacacacacacagagtcagggGGACGGTCTGGACATCGTCCTCTAACAGGAGTGTCCTCCACAGCGAGAACCCGCTGCCCACAGTGGAGATCGCC contains these protein-coding regions:
- the smarcb1a gene encoding SWI/SNF-related matrix-associated actin-dependent regulator of chromatin subfamily B member 1, with the translated sequence MRSGVYLCVFVGMALSKTFGQKPVKFQLEEDGDFYMIGSEVGNYLRMFRGSLYKRYPSLWRKLASVEERKKIVESSHDHGYTQLATSVTLLKASEVEEILEGNDEKYKAVSISTEPPAYLREQKAKRNSQWVPTLPNSSHHLDAVPCSTTINRSRLGRDKKRTFPLCFDDHDPAVIHENATQSEVLVPIRLDMEIEGQKLRDAFTWNMNEKLMTPEMFAEILCDDLDLNPLAFVPAIASAIRQQIESYPTDSLLEEQTDQRVIIKLNIHVGNISLVDQFEWDMSERENSPEKFALKLCSELGLGGEFVTTIAYSIRGQLSWHQRTYAFSENPLPTVEIAIRNTGDADQWCPLLETLTDAEMEKKIRDQDRNTRRMRRLANTAPAW